One part of the Ursus arctos isolate Adak ecotype North America unplaced genomic scaffold, UrsArc2.0 scaffold_14, whole genome shotgun sequence genome encodes these proteins:
- the YIPF2 gene encoding protein YIPF2 isoform X1: protein MAAADELAFHEFEEASNLLAETPDAATTSGSDQLTPQGHVAVAVDSGGSYGAEEEAEESDRTALLQEEKQQPGFWTFGYYQSFFDVDTSQVLDRIRGSLLPRPGHNFVRHHLRNRPDLYGPFWICATLAFVLAVTGNLTLVLAQRRDPSIHYSPQFHKVTVAGITIYCYVWLVPLALWGFLRWRKGVRERVGPYTFLETVCVYGYSLFVFIPTVVLWLIPVPWLQWLLGVLALSLSAASLVFTLWPVVREDTSLVAAVLLLTVVLLHALLAVGCKFYFFQPLPLEHLAPPLQATSLPQDVLLPLTPGAKTT from the exons ATGGCAGCGGCCGATGAGCTGGCTTTCCACG AGTTCGAGGAAGCTTCTAATCTGCTGGCCGAGACCCCAGATGCGGCCACCACCAGTGGAAGCGATCAGCTGACCCCACAGGGGCACGTGGCCGTGGCGGTGGACTCGGGCGGTAGCTATGGAGCTGAGGAGGAGGCTGAAGAGAGTGACAGGACTGCG CTcctgcaggaggagaagcagcagcccGGATTCTGGACCTTTGGCTACTATCAGAGTTTCTTTGACGTGGACACCTCCCAG GTCCTGGACCGAATCCGAGGCTCACTGCTGCCCCGGCCTGGCCACAACTTTGTGCGGCACCATCTGCGGAATCGGCCAGACCTGTATG GCCCCTTCTGGATCTGTGCCACCCTGGCTTTCGTCTTGGCCGTCACTGGCAACCTGACCCTGGTGCTGGCCCAGAGGAGAGACCCCTCTATCCACTACAGCCCCCAGTTCCACAAGG TGACCGTGGCAGGCATCACCATCTACTGCTACGTTTGGTTGGTGCCGCTGGCGCTGTGGGGCTTCCTGCGGTGGCGGAAGGGTGTCCGGGAGCGCGTAGGGCCTTACACCTTCCTGGAGACCGTGTGCGTCTACGGCTACTCCCTCTTTGTCTTCATCCCCACCGTG GTCCTGTGGCTCATCCCTGTCCCATGGCTGCAGTGGCTCCTTGGGGTGCTGGCCCTGTCCCTGTCGGCCGCTAGCCTGGTGTTCACTCTCTGGCCTGTCGTCCGAGAGGACACCAGCTTGGTGGCTGCCGTGCTGCTCTTGACTGTCGTGCTGCTCCACGCCCTCCTGGCCGTGGGCTGTAAG ttttacttcttccagcCGCTGCCTCTGGAGCACCTGGCACCTCCGCTCCAGGCCACGTCTCTGCCCCAAGACGTCCTGCTGCCACTCACGCCAGGGGCCAAGACAACCTAG
- the YIPF2 gene encoding protein YIPF2 isoform X2: MAAADELAFHEFEEASNLLAETPDAATTSGSDQLTPQGHVAVAVDSGGSYGAEEEAEESDRTALLQEEKQQPGFWTFGYYQSFFDVDTSQVLDRIRGSLLPRPGHNFVRHHLRNRPDLYGPFWICATLAFVLAVTGNLTLVLAQRRDPSIHYSPQFHKVTVAGITIYCYVWLVPLALWGFLRWRKGVRERVGPYTFLETVCVYGYSLFVFIPTVVLWLIPVPWLQWLLGVLALSLSAASLVFTLWPVVREDTSLVAAVLLLTVVLLHALLAVGCKPLPLEHLAPPLQATSLPQDVLLPLTPGAKTT; the protein is encoded by the exons ATGGCAGCGGCCGATGAGCTGGCTTTCCACG AGTTCGAGGAAGCTTCTAATCTGCTGGCCGAGACCCCAGATGCGGCCACCACCAGTGGAAGCGATCAGCTGACCCCACAGGGGCACGTGGCCGTGGCGGTGGACTCGGGCGGTAGCTATGGAGCTGAGGAGGAGGCTGAAGAGAGTGACAGGACTGCG CTcctgcaggaggagaagcagcagcccGGATTCTGGACCTTTGGCTACTATCAGAGTTTCTTTGACGTGGACACCTCCCAG GTCCTGGACCGAATCCGAGGCTCACTGCTGCCCCGGCCTGGCCACAACTTTGTGCGGCACCATCTGCGGAATCGGCCAGACCTGTATG GCCCCTTCTGGATCTGTGCCACCCTGGCTTTCGTCTTGGCCGTCACTGGCAACCTGACCCTGGTGCTGGCCCAGAGGAGAGACCCCTCTATCCACTACAGCCCCCAGTTCCACAAGG TGACCGTGGCAGGCATCACCATCTACTGCTACGTTTGGTTGGTGCCGCTGGCGCTGTGGGGCTTCCTGCGGTGGCGGAAGGGTGTCCGGGAGCGCGTAGGGCCTTACACCTTCCTGGAGACCGTGTGCGTCTACGGCTACTCCCTCTTTGTCTTCATCCCCACCGTG GTCCTGTGGCTCATCCCTGTCCCATGGCTGCAGTGGCTCCTTGGGGTGCTGGCCCTGTCCCTGTCGGCCGCTAGCCTGGTGTTCACTCTCTGGCCTGTCGTCCGAGAGGACACCAGCTTGGTGGCTGCCGTGCTGCTCTTGACTGTCGTGCTGCTCCACGCCCTCCTGGCCGTGGGCTGTAAG cCGCTGCCTCTGGAGCACCTGGCACCTCCGCTCCAGGCCACGTCTCTGCCCCAAGACGTCCTGCTGCCACTCACGCCAGGGGCCAAGACAACCTAG
- the TIMM29 gene encoding mitochondrial import inner membrane translocase subunit Tim29 produces MATAALKRFWSRNREESSGPAAEKPGVWTRLGSWARVLLRDYAEACGDAAAAARARPWRAAVYAGLLGGAAACCALAPSEAAFEEALLDASGTLLLLAPATRNRASEDYVQRLLWLRGRGRLRHVNLGLCALVYEAPVDAEASLYQARCRYLQPRWADFPDRILDVGFVGRWWVLAARMRDCDINDEEFQHLPAHLRVVGPHQLHSETNERLFEEKYKPVVLTDDQVDQALWEEQVLQKEKKDRLALSQADSLVRSEVPG; encoded by the exons ATGGCGACGGCCGCTCTGAAGAGATTTTGGTCCCGAAACCGTGAGGAGTCTAGTGGCCCAGCGGCCGAGAAGCCGGGCGTGTGGACGCGGTTGG gCTCCTGGGCCCGCGTGCTGCTCCGAGACTACGCCGAGGCGTGCGGggacgcggcggcggcggcgcgggctcGGCCCTGGCGGGCGGCCGTGTACGCGGGGCTGCTGGGCGGCGCGGCGGCCTGCTGTGCGCTGGCGCCGAGCGAGGCGGCCTTCGAGGAGGCGCTGCTCGACGCGTCGGGGACCCTCTTGCTGCTGGCCCCGGCCACGCGCAACCGCGCCTCCGAGGACTACGTGCAGCGGCTGCTCTGGCTGCGGGGGCGCGGCCGCCTCCGCCACGTGAACCTGGGCCTCTGCGCGCTCGTGTACGAGGCGCCCGTCGACGCCGAGGCTAGCCTCTACCAGGCCCGCTGCCGCTACCTGCAGCCCCGCTGGGCCGACTTCCCGGACCGGATCCTGGACGTGGGCTTCGTGGGCCGCTGGTGGGTGCTGGCCGCCCGGATGCGCGACTGCGACATCAACGACGAGGAGTTCCAACACCTGCCAGCCCATCTGCGCGTCGTCGGGCCGCATCAGCTGCATTCCGAGACCAACGAGCGGCTCTTTGAGGAGAAGTACAAGCCTGTCGTGCTCACCGATGATCAGGTTGACCAGGCGCTGTGGGAGGAGCAGGTCttgcagaaggagaagaaggacaGACTCGCTCTGAGTCAGGCCGACTCCCTAGTGCGGTCGGAGGTCCCCGGATGA